ttagattcatcgcaacttgaagtatttttaggaattttttgagaatttttcattttttgaatttaaatttaaattttgaattttggccggttgggtagcggccggaaccggaaccggtccggaccggtttgaccggcaaccggtcaaaccggaccggttcccaccagtAAGGTTAACCCTGGTCACAAGTGGCTCAAAAACCTCTTCTCATAGTAGTACAATGAAAAGAAATTCCAACCTAGAACCACCATTGCTATTTTCACTTGTCTCTACAAATGCTCCTATCTTTAGTCCCGTTTCGGGGCTCCAATCAGAACTAAACGGTGACCTCTGTGCCCTAGCCGTTGGACCTAGGACAAATGCTAACATTAGTATCCCGGGCCCCAAGACAACTGGGCTGGACTAAAGCCAAAATCTGAAGGTCCGTTCTCTGCTAGCGAAAAGTCATGTATAGCACTTATTTGATGTGCGATACAATAAGCTACGGGCGGGCCTAAGTCAATCGACTGAGTCAAGCTCAGATGCTTACTGAAGAAGGTAGCGTGGAAGGACAAACGAGCACACCCTTTAAATCATGGCCCGGTGACGGATAACAACATCAGCTTTCATACCATCGTCTTTTCTTACAACTAACGGGTGACTGCGTAGGCTCTAATAATAGTTGTAATGCACGAACGAATTTTAATTTGGagaagaaaagatacaagaaacactAAGTACACACAAGTTCTATTGCATGTGTTAATTAATATGCTAAACACTCCATGTGAGAATCGAAATATTTATGTGTTAACATTCGTTTTAAAAGTCAGTTGATGATCATAGTAGCCctgcaaatgaaaaatatcaatCACATGTACATGACCACCTGGTTAGTCTTGCACGCTGCCATCAACCTacaagcaaagcaaagcaaagcatctGGCTGGCAGTTACACGTCGCAAGCGCACTATCTCAGCCACTAATTTGGTCAGGTTCCCGCAATGTGAAGCGGTGGAAGCGCACTCTCTTTTCCCTTTGTTTCGAAGAAAGCATCCAAGGAAAGACAAAAGAGGACTTATCTTCAGTTTCTTTTCGGAAAGATAGATACATCGTCCTTCCGATATTCGTTGCTTGCCAGAGAAGAAATTAAATGCATTTGTAAGAAGCTAAGTAATCTGTAATTGTACATCTATCTGTATGACTATCCAACTGGGCACTATATATGAGAATATTCTCCTGTGTTAAATGGAAAATCTACATCTCATTAGGCCCTTTGAGAAAATTCTTGTACAACTATATTAATCAAGAGAAATAAGAAAAATCTAATTAAGTGGACTGGGTTAGAATGTGGCTTGCATTGAAAGAGGAGTTTATatctgttgacaccgttttttggctCGTGTCAATCTGATGTGGTGAACTGGGCAGCTGATGGAAGATTGGCCGATGCTGGGGCAGAAGGACAAAGGTAGAAGATGATTTGGTGACTTGGCATCACAGCCAATAGAGCAGAATTTGCGCTGATTGATTACATCAGCAAGTTATAGTGTCAAGTCCGAGTTTAGTTTAAGTCAATTATTTAGGaaagttttcttttctttttggtcAAGTTATGTAAGTCGTAATCGACTAGGAGTTCTAGcttaggctataaatagcagACGCGTGGGTATTGGAAAACAACCAACGTTCAATCAAACAAACCTTTTACATCATTTGCATCTACTTTTCATTCTCGACGACTTCGTCAAACCCTAATTGCAGTAACTTTTCTCTTTTACGAGTTCTTCTGGCTAGCAGGGCTGCATCGGCTTCGATCTCCAGCTCGTCGGTAAGTTCCGTGTCGAATAACGTAGATAGGCCCAAGATTGACGGCGCACCGCTTCTTCCTCTATCTATTTTGTTCGAGTTATTGAATACATTAGATCTCAGGTTTATAGCGTCATGCTTTTATCTAGATCTAGTTTATTCGATAATTGCTAGTCTTTGCAAGATTAATCTATTTAGTcttgtttagtttagtttttATCACAGTTATCCAGCATAGATTCGAGTTACCTATCGGCTTTTTCTGCAGTTTTACTGTTTCAATCTATTACATCAAGCATAGCCGATCTCGGATCTAATCTAAGTGTTGTTCAGTTTTATCAGGTCTGCGTTTTAGTAGCCTTGATATTACTTTCTCTATATCGGCCGATCTAGCCGATAGCGTATCTGTTCATATCGGCTGCGAATAGCCGATAGCCTATTTGACCAGTATCAGACTTCTAGCCGATACATCTGTTGGGACTATTCGGAACACCAGCTGATAAGTCCTAGAATTTAACTGTTTTAATTTcttgtcaattgcaggtcaaattgactggtacGCAAAGCACCTTCACGCAGCTATTTGAAGCCTGTACGATGGAGTAAAGCAGATCTCTCAGGTCCTCGTGTGGGGCCACGTGGAAGTCCGATCGTcggatttttgcgtcaacaatatcaagaacaacaacaaaactacaactcaaataaaaaaatcaaagaaattTATCAATTGGATCCTATAGGACACGGATTATTCCGCATCATAAAAtagatatatatttatatagatTCCAAAGAAAAGTTATTTAAAGCTAGCAATTGGATTTGTATACAAACGACATAACCACTATCAAGTATATTAGGACCCTCTCTTCTTATTAATACAACGGGCAGCTCTTTTGCCgttccgtttcaaaaaaaaaaagtgtccTGGCATGCATGCACCACAAAGCCGTGGGCGCAGTGGAAGTGTGGCGTCAGTGGTGAAGCCAGGTTAGAGCAAGTATAATAAGTCATACCCAGCAGGCTGTAAGATCATATACGTCATAAAAATTCTATGTGGAGGTGAGAGACTTAACAGCCTGGCTGCAGCACACGCAACCAGAAAAAGAtacctctctccctccctcccaatCCCGTGCGTCCTTTTGCTCCTGCTATTTGTTCTTTGCAGCCAACCCATTAGCCTGCCAGGAGCCAGGTTCGCGCAATGTGGAGCAGGCGAGGAAAGTCAAGCTTTTGCTTGGTCTCGAATATAGCATCAAAGGGAAAGGTAAAAGACATTTTCTTCAGTTTCTTTTCAGAAAGATGCACCGTCCTTCAAATATTTGTTCATTGTCGGAGAAGAAACACATATACAAATATTTGAAGGACGTAAAAAGTCCTTCGAATACTTGTTGATTGTCGGAGAAGAAATGCGGATGTAAAAAGTAATAAGATGTTTGTTTTGAGGAACCACCACATTCTGATGAGGTGGCGTGCGTCATAAGTTTATCGCAttaaatttggtgaaatgacTCCGTTCCTTATGTTTGTACTAATTTTTAGCTTACGAGGGAGTTGGTGATGGACCAACTAACTCTATAccacaaaccaaacaaaaacGTAAGGAGTGAGAAATATGATAGAACTACCTCATTCCTTTTCAAATAACTGAGACCTAGCTAGTGCGATCAAATAAAATAAGCGTTCCTCGTTCCTTTCCAAATGTATGTGGACTGAGGAAGCCTCTACGTAAGAGGAATGTTGAAGCATAAGTGAATTGTTCATTTTTCACAATCAACTTAAACTTTTAAGTTGAACCGATCAATAGATGCAACTCAATAACTTCATCaatattaaaatttaaaatccACTAGCTTCGTCTACCATAAATATTCTTAAGTGTGAGTGTGTATTTGCATCTAGTCGTGGTGCGCTCGTGTGAttgtgtgtgggtgtgggtgggGGCGGCGGGGGGTGGGGCGTTCATAAAGTAACGATACACTCTAAAGTTCTAACGGCCTGCGTTTGGATAACCTAGCACTCACTAGTTGTTAATCCACTACTTGTTAGATGACCAAAATTTAGTCCTATACTGTTTGGATACATGGACTTGTAGCTAGTAGTATTCCTAGACAAAGTCTCTTATGCCCctgggagaggagagagagaaaagggggGAGATAGCACAGGGGAAGGGCAGTGATGCCATTTCTCAATCCAGTGGCTCCTTTTAGTCCCATTAGCTAGATATGACCAACTAATGATGAACTAGTTGTTAGTTGGGGTGTGTGGACTAAAAAATAGTTCACTCGTTAGTCCCTCTATTTGTATGGCCTAGTACTGATTTTCAGGAACTAACAATTAGTCCTGCTGGCATGAAAGAGGCTCCTAAGTCCAGCAGCTACGTTACCGTACGTTTTTATTGCTCTACATATAGATGGGTCCATTCATTCTGGAGGCCAGAAAGCAGCTTCGTTCCAGAGGTAGCCGTTCTCTTCTCCCACAAAGCTGACAAGCTGATTGATGGCCGCCGCTTCTTCCTTTGGCGACGACTCTTACCTCATGGTTGCCGACGACATGTACTTGATAGCAGTTTGCCAAGGAAGAAACCAAGCAGACGCCACCGGGCTCATGGCGATATCCGACGAGGAGTACGCCGCGGAACTCCAGCTTCAAGAGGTGATCGTTGTTTCCTCCGCCATGGCGATGATTGTTAATTCCACCATGGCAGGGACTGCAGCACAATCATCGCTCAGGCCGCAGCTTGAtagcgccgtcgtcgtcgtcaacaCCGCCAACAATGACACAACAGCTGCTGAGACGCCCGCCGTGCTTGCCGTAGCTGAGTgcagctgctgctcctcctcgcctccgccATCTCTTGCAGTTGCAGCCCCTGCCACCGGGGAAGAAGACGACGCAATTGCGGTAGCAACTTGCAAGATCTGCCTGGACTACGTGCCAGCGTCGCACGTGCACCACGCAAGTCACGACTGCGCGCATGCCTTCTGCGCAGCCTGCCTCTCCGGCTACATCAGCGCAAAGACCCAAGGCGGCCGCATCTCGGACGTCAAGTGTCCCGGGGACGGGGAGGACTGCTGCGACGACGTCCTTGACCCCGAACTCTGCCAAGGTATCATATCCGGCGAGGCTTTCGAGGCCTGGTGCGCCGCACTATGCATGTCCATGGTGGAGGGAGGCAGCAACTTTTGCTATTGCCCCTTCGACGACTGCTCGGAGATCTTGGTGGAcgatcgcggcggcgacgtgcCGGAGTCGGAGTGCCCGGCGTGCAGGAGGCTGTTCTGTGCACGGTGCCGCGTGCCATGGCACGCTGGCATTACCTGTGCCGAGTATGGCCAATTAGCACCTGGGGACAAGGGGAAGGAGGACTTAGTGGTGCTGGAGATGGCCAAGGGGGAAAAGTGGAAGAGGTGCCCCCAGTGCAAGTACTTTGTCGAAAAACACAACGGCTGTGTGCACATGACTTGCAGGTGAAACTAAATCTACACTCTTTGTCGCGAATTTAAGACCTAAGATGTTTTAGTTTTTAGTTCTGTCGTTCTAAAACAAACTTTTagatttatagaaaaatatagtaaTATATCTACAATAATACCAAAGAAATATGCAATTAGGATATATTCCACGGTAGATTTACTGAAACTAATTTGATGTCGTAGATGTTGATGCATTTAATTTTTCGATAAACTTGATCAATGTTAAAAATGTTTGATTTAGGTACTTTAGATTGGATGGTGTAACTTCGAGAAGTTAATTTACTTTCTTGTACATACATCAAATTGATAGAAAATTGTTTTCAAGGCAACATAACTTCATGTATTCATTATGTAGGTGTGGCTTCCAGTTCTGCTATGCATGTGGCGAGCCGTGGGGGCAGCCTGATCATTCCTCTTGCAACACAGCGTGAAAGCTGATTTTGCTCATAATCCGGCAGTGGAAAGCGAATGAAGTTCCACGATCCATGCAGTCAAACTATTTTTAGTTATATATGGCATATGCAGCCCAACTATTTCTAGTCACATATGACACTGCCGCAGAAGTAAAAACTAATAAGTGTAGTTCAATAACACATGTATTcaaactattttttattttatgagcTATGTATGTCATTGTGGCAGTACTACATAAATTtctatcataattttttaactAAATTATGATAGAGATTTTTATAGTAGTGCTATAAAGACATACATAGCTGATAAAAGCAAAAATAGTTTGACTGCATGTATCATAGGCCTACACATAAAAGCAATTTTTTTGCTCCTATGTGTAGTCCTATCATACATGCATTTAAACTATTTTTGCATTTATGAACTTTGTATATCTTTATGGCGTACTACTATAGAAATGAAATAAATTGTCTTCATTGCAGTATTACAAAAATCCCTATCGGATACAATCAAAGGCTGTTAAAACGGTTCTTGAATCTTAATATCACCAGCGGCTCAAAAACCGCTCCACGtagtataaaaaataaaatgcaATTCCAACCTCGAACCACATTACTACAGGTTTTTGAATCTTTGGCTCAAAAACCTCTTCTCATAGTGGTACTATGAAAAGCAATTCCAACCTAGAACCACCATTGCTACTACAGGTTTTTAAATCTTAGTGTCACAAGTGGCTCAAAAACCTCTTCTCATAGTAGTACAATGAAAAGAAATTCCAACCTAGAACCACCATTGCTATTTTCACTTGTCTCTACAAATGCTCCTATCTTTAGTCCCGTTTCGTGGCTCCAATCAGAACTAAACGGTGACCTCTGTGCCCTAGCCGTTGGACCTAGGACAAATGCTAACATTAGTATCCCGGGCCCCAAGACAACTGAGCTGGACTAAAGCCAAAATCTGAAGGTCCCTTCTCTGCTAGCGAAAAGTCATGTATAGCACTTATTTGATGTGCGATACAATAAGCTACGGGCGGGCCTAAGTCAATCGACTGAGTCAAGCTCAGATGCTTACTGAAGAAGGTAGCGTGGAAGGACAAACGAGCACACCCTTTAAATCATGGCCCGGTGATGGATAACAACATCAGCTTTCATACCATCGTCTTTTCTTACAACTAACGGGTGACTGCGTAGGCTCTAATAATAGTTGTAGTGCACGAACGAATTTTAATTTgaggatgaaaagatacaagaaacactAAGTACACACAAGTTCTATTGCATGTGTTAATTAATATGCTAAACACTCCATGTGAGAATCGAAATATTTATGTGTTAACATTCGTTTTAAAAGTCAGTTGATGATCATAGTAGCCctgcaaatgaaaaatatcaatCACATGTACATGACCACCTGGTTAGTCTTGCACGCTGCCATCAACCTacaagcaaagcaaagcaaagcatctGGCTGGCAGTTACACGTCGCAAGCGCACTATCTCAGCCACTAATTTGGTCAGGTTCCCGCAATGTGAAGCGGTGGAAGCGCACTCTCTTTTACCTTTGTTTCGAAGAAAGCATCCAAGGAAAGACAAAAGAGGACTTATCTTCAGTTTCTTTTCGGAAAGATAGATACATCGTCCTTCCAATATTCGTTGCTTGCCAGAGAAGAAATTAAATGCATTTGTAAGAAGCTAAGTAATCTGTAATTGTACATCTATCAGTATGACTATCCAACTGGGCACTATATATGAGAATATTCTCCTGTGTTAAATGGAAAATCTACATCTCATTAGGCCCTTTGAGAAAATTCTTGTACAACTATATTAATCAAGAGAAATAAGAAACATCTAATTAAGTGGACTGGGTTAGAATGTGGCTTGCATTGAAAGAGGAGTTTATatctgttgacaccgttttttggcacgtgtcaatcTGATGTGGTGAAGTGGGCAGCCGATGGAAGATTGGTCGATGCTGGGGCAGAAGGACGAAGGTAGAAGATGATTTGGTGACATGGCATTGCAGGCAATAGAGCAGGATTTGTGCTGATTGATTATGTCAGCAATTTATCGTGTCAAATTCAAGTTTAGTTTGAGTCAATTATTTAGGaaagttttcttttctttttggtcATGTTATGTAAGTCGTAATTGACTAGGAGTTCTAGCATAGGCTATAAATAGCAGACCCGCGGGTTTTGGAAAACAACCAACGTTCAATCAAACAAACCTTTTATATCATTTGCATCTACTTTTCTTTCTTGACAACTTCGTCAAACCCTAATTGCAGTAACTTTTCGCTTTTACGAGTTCTTCTGGCTAGCAGGGCTGCATCGGCTTCGATCTCCAGCTCGTCGGTAAGTTCCGTGTCGAATAACGTAGATAGGCCCAAGATTGACGGCGCACTGCTTCTTCCTCTATCTATTTTGTTCAAGTTATCGAATACATTAAATCTCAGGTTTATAGCGTCATGCTTTTATCTAGATCTAGTTTATTCGCCGGTTATCGATAATTGCTAGTCTTTGCAAGATTAATCTATTTAGTcttgtttagtttagtttttATCACAGTTATCCAGCTTAGATTCGAGTTACCTATCGGCTTTTTCTGCAGTTTTACTGTTTCAATCTATTACATCAAGCATAGCCGATCGGATCTAATCTAAGTGTTGTTTAGTTTTATCAAGTCTGCGTTTTAGTAGCCTTGATATTACTTTCTCTATATCGGCCGATCTAGCCGATAGCGTATCTGTTCATATCGGCTGCGAATAGCCGATGGCCTATTTAACCAGTATCGGACTTCTAGCCGATACATCTGTTGGGACTATTCGGAACACCAGCTGATAAGTCCTAGAATTTAACTGTTTTAATTTCTTatcaattgcaggtcaaattgactggtacGCAAAGCACCTTCACGCAGCTATTTGAAGCCTGTACGATGGAGTAAAGCAGATCTCTCAGGTCCGCTGTGTGGGGCCATGTGGAAGTCCGATCGTcggatttttgcgtcaacaatatcaagaacaacaacaaaactacaactcaaataaaaaaatcaaagaaattTATCAATTGGATCCTATAGGACACGGATTATTCCGCATCATAAAAtagatatatatttatatagatTCCAAAGAAAAGTTATTTAAAGCTAGCAATTGGATTTGTATACAAACGGCATAACCACTATCAAGTATATTAGGACCCTCTCTTCTTATTAATACAACGGGCAGCTCTTTTGCCGgttccgtttcaaaaaaaaagtgtccTGGCATGCATGCACCACAAAGCCGTGGGCGCAGTGGAAGTGTGGCGTCAGTGGTGAAGCCAGGTTAGAGCAAGTATAATAAGTCATACTCAGCAGGCTGTAAGATCATCTACGTCATAAAAATTATATGTGGAGGTGAGAGACTTAACAGCCTGGCTGCAGCACACGCAACCAGAAAAAGatacctccctccctccctccctcccaatCCCGTGCGTCCTTTTGCTCCTGCTATTTGTTCTTTGCAGCCAACCCATTAGCCTGCCAGGAGCCAGGTTCGCGCAATGTGGAGCAGGCAAGGAAAGTCAAGCTTTTGCTTGGTCTTGAATATAGCATCAAAGGGAAAGACAAAAGGCATTTTCTTCAGTTTCTTTTCAGAAAGATGCACCGTCCTATGTGTTTCTTCTCCGACAATGAACAAATATTTGAAGGACATAAAAAGTCCTTCGAATACTTGTTGATTGTCGGAGAAGAAATGCGGATGTAAAAAGTAATAAGATGTTTGTTTTGAGGAACCACCACATTCTGATGAGGTGGCGTGCGTCATAAGTTTATCGCAttaaatttggtgaaatgacTCCGTTCCTTATGTTTGTACTAATTTTTAGCTTACGAGGGAGTTGGTGATGGACCAACTAACTCTATAccacaaaccaaacaaaaacGTAAGGAGTGAGAAATATGATAGAACTACCTCATTCCTTTTCAAATAACTGAGACCTAGCTAGTGCGATCAAATAAAATAAGCGTTCCTCGTTACTTTCCAAATGTATGTGGACTGAGGAAGCCTCTACGTAAGAGGAATGTTGAAGCATAAGTGAATTGTTCATTTTTCACAATCAACTTAAACTTTTAAGTTGAACCGATCAATAGATGCAACTCAATAACTTCATCaatattaaaatttaaaatccACTAGCATCGTCTACCATAAATATTCTTAAGTGTGAGTGTGTATTTGCATCTAGTCGTGGTGCGCTCGTGTGAttgtgtgtgggtgtgggtgggGGCGGCGGGGGGTGGGGCGTTCATAAAGTAACGATACACTCTAAAGTTCTAACGGCCTGCATTTGGATAACCTAGCACTCACTAGTTGTTAATCCACTACTTGTTAGATGACCAAAATTTAGTCCTATACTGTTTGGATACATGGACTTGTATAGCTAGTAGTATTCCTAGACAAAGTCTCTTATGCCCCtgcgagaggagagagaaaaggggGGAGATAGCGCAGGGGAAGGGCAGTGATGCCATTTCTCAATCCAGTGGCTCCTTTTAGTCCCATTAGCTAGATATGACCAACTAATGATGAACTAGTTGTTAGTTGGGGTGTGTGGACTAAAAAATAGTTCACTCGTTAGTCCCTCTATTTGTATGGCCTAGTACTGATTTTCAGGAACTAACAATTAGTCCTGCTGGCATGAAAGAGGCTCCTAAGTCCAGCAGCTACGTTACCGTACGTTTTTATTGCTCTACATATAGATGGGTCCATTCATTCTGGAGGCCAGAAAGCAGCTTCGTTCCAGAGGTAGCCGTTCTCTTCTCCCACAAAGCTGACAAGCTGATTGATGGCCGCCGCTTCTTCCTTTGGCGACGACTCTTACCTCATGGTTGCCGACGACATGTACTTGATAGCAGTTTGCCAAGGAAGAAACCAAGCAGACGCCACCGGGCTCATGGCGATATCCGACGAGGAGTACGCCGCGGAACTCCAGCTTCAAGAGGTGATCGTTGTTTCCTCCGCCATGGCGATGATTGTTAATTCCACCATGGCAGCGACTGCAGCACAATCATCGCTCAGGCCGCAGCTTGAtagcgccgtcgtcgtcgtcaacaCCGCCAACAATGACACAACAGCTGCTGAGACGCCCGCCGTGCTTGCCGTAGCTGAGTgcagctgctgctcctcctcgcctccgccATCTCTTGCAGTTGCAGCCCCTGCCACCGGGGAAGAAGACGACGCAATTGCGGTAGCAACTTGCAAGATCTGCCTGGACTACGTGCCAGCGTCGCACGTGCACCACGCAAGTCACGACTGCGCGCATGCCTTCTGCGCAGCCTGCCTCTCCGGCTACATCAGCGCAAAGACCCAAGGCGGCCGCATCTCGGACGTCAAGTGTCCCGGGGACGGGGAGGACTGCTGCGACGACGTCCTTGACCCCGAACTCTGCCAAGGTATCATATCCGGCGAGGCTTTCGAGGCCTGGTGCGCCGCACTATGCATGTCCATGGTGGAGGGAGGCAGCAACTTTTGCTATTGCCCCTTCGACGACTGCTCGGAGATCTTGGTGGAcgatcgcggcggcgacgtgcCGGAGTCGGAGTGCCCGGCGTGCAGGAGGCTGTTCTGTGCACGGTGCCGCGTGCCATGGCACGCTGGCATTACCTGTGCCGAGTATGGCCAATTAGCACCTGGGGACAAGGGGAAGGAGGACTTAGTGGTGCTGGAGATGGCCAAGGGGGAAAAGTGGAAGAGGTGCCCCCAGTGCAAGTACTTTGTCGAAAAACACAACGGCTGTGTGCACATGACTTGCAGGTGAAACTAAATCTACACTCTTTGTCGCGAATTTAAGACCTAAGATGTTTTAGTTTTTAGTTCTGTCGTTCTAAAACAAACTTTTagatttatagaaaaatatagtaaTATATCTACAATAATACCAAAGAAATATGCAATTAGGATATATTCCCCGGTAGATTTACTGAAACTAATTTGATGTCGTAGATGTTGATGCATTTAATTTTTCGATAAACTTGATCAATGTTAAAAATGTTTGATTTAGGTACTTTAGATTGGATGGTGTAACTTCGAGAAGTTAATTTACTTTCTTGTACATACATCAAATTGATAGAAAATTGTTTTCAAGGCAACATAACTTCATGTATTCATTATGTAGGTGTGGCTTCCAGTTCTGCTATGCATGTGGCGAGCCGTGGGGGCAGCCTGATCATTCCTCTTGCAACACAGCGTGAAAGCTGATTTTGCTCATAATCCGGCAGTGGAAAGCGAATGAAGTTCCACGATCCATGCAGTCAAACTATTTTTAGTTATATATGGCATATGCAGCCCAACTATTTCTAGTCATATATGACACTACCGCAGAAGTAAAAACTAGTAAGTGTAGTTCAATAACACATGTATTcaaactattttttattttatgagcTATGTATGTCATTGTGGCAGTACTACATAAATTtctatcataattttttaactAAATTATGATAGAGATTTTTATAGTAGTGCTATAAAGACATACATAGCTGATAAAAGCAAAAATAGTTTGACTGCATGTATCATAGGCCTACACATAAAAGCAATTTTTTTTGCTCCTATGTGTAGTCCTATCATACATGCATTTAAACTATTTTTGCATTTATGAACTTTGTATATCTTTATGGCGTACTAATATAGAAATGAAATAAATTGTCTTCATTGCAGTATTACAAAAATCCCTATCGGATACAATCAAAGGCTGTTAAAACGGTTCTTGAATCTTAATATCACCAGCGGCTCAAAAACCGCTTCTCATAGTATAAAACAATAAAATGCAATTCCAACCTCGAACCACATTACTACAGGTTTTTGAATCTTAGTTTCACAAGCGGCTAAAAAACCTCTTCTCATAGCAGTACGATGAAAAGCAATTCCATCCAAGAACCACCATTGctacaaaaagtttttgaatctTAGTGTCACAAGTGGCTCAAAAACCTCTTCTGATAGTAGTACAATGAAAAGAAATTCCAACCTAGATAGATCCACCCACTGCTAGAAAAACCGTCATTTGTATCGGGcgggaacccccggtttgtaccggttgACCGCCCGGTACTgcctggccggtactaaatgcgccgtcacttagtaccggccaggccgcccggtactaaagatgCACTTTAGTACCAGTCGGTGACCGATACTAAAGTGCCTGCCATGCAGGCGTGTCTGGtgaagccatttagtaccggttggtgataccgaccggtactaaatgtctttttttttcttttctgatttttcattttttaggtTTCAACTAATTCGTATTCGTTTGCATATTCATATTCGTGTACATCTATGTATTCGTATTCTTGTATGTCTGCATATTCGTATATATTCGTATCTAGCATACAAGAGAatacatttattataattacataCACTAAGTCGTCATGCACATAATATATTTACAAGTCGTCATGCATGTAAGTTTTGTTCGACAAATGTGTACAAGATTCTAAGTGTCAGCCGCCTCATCATCGCTGATGTCCTTATTTGGATCCACTCGACCCACACTTATCTTAGGATCCTTATAAAATTCTCCATTTGGATTTATGACCTCATCTAGGAGGAATCCACATATTGATTCTTGAATTGCTTTGATTCTTTCCGGTTGGATGAGGTCCTCCGCCATACAAGTAATCTATCAAATGCAAACACCAATTTTTTCAATTAATATCTAGATGGAACTAAATGCAAGTAATTGTTAGTAATGTTGTTCTACGTACATTGAATTCATGTCGTGACATCGAGCTGCGGTAGCAAAAATTCATCATGTACTCACATACGTAGTAGCCACATAGGTTGTTTCCTTGCTGCTGTCTCATAATctatatattcatatatatatatatatatatat
The genomic region above belongs to Panicum virgatum strain AP13 chromosome 8N, P.virgatum_v5, whole genome shotgun sequence and contains:
- the LOC120686171 gene encoding probable E3 ubiquitin-protein ligase RNF217 isoform X1 yields the protein MAAASSFGDDSYLMVADDMYLIAVCQGRNQADATGLMAISDEEYAAELQLQEVIVVSSAMAMIVNSTMAATAAQSSLRPQLDSAVVVVNTANNDTTAAETPAVLAVAECSCCSSSPPPSLAVAAPATGEEDDAIAVATCKICLDYVPASHVHHASHDCAHAFCAACLSGYISAKTQGGRISDVKCPGDGEDCCDDVLDPELCQGIISGEAFEAWCAALCMSMVEGGSNFCYCPFDDCSEILVDDRGGDVPESECPACRRLFCARCRVPWHAGITCAEYGQLAPGDKGKEDLVVLEMAKGEKWKRCPQCKYFVEKHNGCVHMTCRCGFQFCYACGEPWGQPDHSSCNTA
- the LOC120686171 gene encoding probable E3 ubiquitin-protein ligase RNF217 isoform X2, with the translated sequence MGPFILEARKQLRSRVCQGRNQADATGLMAISDEEYAAELQLQEVIVVSSAMAMIVNSTMAATAAQSSLRPQLDSAVVVVNTANNDTTAAETPAVLAVAECSCCSSSPPPSLAVAAPATGEEDDAIAVATCKICLDYVPASHVHHASHDCAHAFCAACLSGYISAKTQGGRISDVKCPGDGEDCCDDVLDPELCQGIISGEAFEAWCAALCMSMVEGGSNFCYCPFDDCSEILVDDRGGDVPESECPACRRLFCARCRVPWHAGITCAEYGQLAPGDKGKEDLVVLEMAKGEKWKRCPQCKYFVEKHNGCVHMTCRCGFQFCYACGEPWGQPDHSSCNTA